A region from the Catellatospora sp. TT07R-123 genome encodes:
- a CDS encoding YbaB/EbfC family nucleoid-associated protein: MTAADRGLEQAAADYARHRAFAIEAHRRMAAVSATMTSPQGLVTATVGAQGELRALTFNSQDYRRMAPAELARTVLDTVARARQSVLQQLLGELPEAPVGGLSVRDLMEGTADLERLLPERLDLDGLPFTRRPGGHGL, encoded by the coding sequence ATGACGGCCGCGGATCGGGGCCTGGAGCAGGCCGCGGCGGACTACGCCCGGCACCGGGCGTTCGCGATCGAGGCGCACCGGCGCATGGCGGCGGTGTCGGCGACGATGACCTCGCCGCAGGGCCTGGTCACCGCCACCGTCGGTGCCCAGGGCGAGCTGAGGGCGCTGACCTTCAACTCCCAGGACTACCGGCGGATGGCCCCGGCCGAGCTGGCCCGCACCGTGCTCGACACCGTCGCCCGCGCCCGGCAGAGCGTGCTGCAGCAGCTGCTCGGCGAACTGCCCGAGGCGCCGGTGGGCGGCCTGAGCGTACGCGACCTGATGGAGGGCACCGCCGACCTGGAGCGGCTGCTGCCCGAACGGCTGGACCTGGACGGGCTGCCCTTCACCCGCCGTCCCGGCGGCCACGGACTGTGA
- a CDS encoding WXG100 family type VII secretion target has product MPASEWASWDWRKVQEILVGDVRRDGYTHINERGAASPQTLWDISSALVKVSTALTSSLTEIEKQRTALITSHKWTGDAATAFDTVLTQLRTMIRENNTLLTRPVRSYDDLILTSGNALNTAINAIIELNYQGARETKARYDSLYETWRNEVVYTEYGWYPDPPHQPWFTNGSGETVYTPSAYSDIDNSLSERARAILTTLATAYQDVTTSLTALKVTTTLPPPVTPNPNGPNTNTPPPNPPPPPNIPSPNIPGPNSPDLPGGNSPDLPGSNSPNIPGLNSPNLPGSNSPNVPGPNSPNLPGSNSPNLPGAIPNLPGSNSPSIPGTTRPTIPGSNSPGIPGSGVPGLPGSGSPGIPPVLPGGIPGRPSIPGSPSLPGSPGGLPGGGVRPGLPGAPALPDGTSPPVRSEFPSAGGSAAAQDVTLGRGGPGTGGLGSTSSLLAARGGGAGGAGGSGTGMPFMPMSPGAGGGKKDGEERERTTWLQEDRDIWGVTDDVAPGVIRGGDPGTADEPDYVVTPGAPVPVTPVPRPEQPTTAPAPRHATGR; this is encoded by the coding sequence GTGCCGGCGAGCGAATGGGCGTCCTGGGACTGGCGCAAGGTCCAGGAGATCCTGGTCGGCGACGTACGCCGCGACGGCTACACCCACATCAACGAGCGCGGTGCGGCCAGCCCCCAGACGCTGTGGGACATCTCCTCGGCGCTGGTCAAGGTGTCGACCGCGCTGACCAGCTCGCTGACCGAGATCGAGAAGCAGCGCACCGCCCTGATCACCTCGCACAAGTGGACCGGTGACGCGGCGACCGCGTTCGACACCGTGCTCACCCAGCTGCGCACCATGATCCGGGAGAACAACACGCTGCTGACCCGGCCGGTGCGCAGCTACGACGACCTCATCCTGACGTCGGGCAACGCCCTCAACACGGCGATCAACGCGATCATCGAGCTGAACTACCAGGGTGCGCGCGAGACCAAGGCCCGCTACGACAGCCTGTACGAGACCTGGCGCAACGAGGTCGTCTACACCGAGTACGGCTGGTACCCGGACCCGCCGCACCAGCCGTGGTTCACCAACGGCAGCGGCGAGACCGTCTACACGCCGTCGGCGTACTCCGACATCGACAACAGCCTCAGCGAGCGCGCCCGCGCCATCCTGACCACGCTGGCCACGGCGTACCAGGACGTCACGACGTCGCTGACCGCGCTGAAGGTCACCACGACGCTGCCGCCGCCGGTCACGCCGAACCCCAACGGGCCCAACACCAACACCCCGCCGCCCAACCCGCCACCCCCGCCGAACATCCCGTCGCCGAACATCCCGGGGCCGAACTCGCCCGATCTGCCGGGTGGCAACTCGCCCGATCTGCCGGGGTCGAACTCGCCGAACATCCCGGGGCTGAACTCCCCGAACCTGCCCGGCTCGAACTCGCCGAACGTCCCCGGCCCGAACTCGCCCAACCTGCCGGGGTCCAACTCGCCGAACCTGCCCGGCGCGATCCCGAACCTGCCCGGTTCGAACTCGCCGTCGATCCCCGGCACGACCAGGCCGACCATCCCCGGCTCGAACTCCCCGGGCATCCCGGGCTCGGGTGTGCCGGGCCTGCCCGGCTCGGGTTCTCCCGGCATCCCGCCGGTCCTGCCCGGTGGTATTCCGGGGCGCCCCAGCATCCCGGGCAGCCCGTCCCTTCCCGGCTCACCCGGCGGCCTGCCCGGCGGCGGCGTACGCCCCGGCCTGCCCGGCGCCCCCGCGCTGCCTGACGGCACGTCACCGCCGGTGCGCTCGGAGTTCCCGTCCGCGGGCGGCTCGGCCGCGGCCCAGGACGTCACCCTCGGCCGCGGCGGCCCCGGCACCGGCGGCCTCGGCTCGACGTCGTCGCTGCTCGCGGCCCGCGGCGGCGGAGCGGGCGGGGCGGGCGGCAGCGGGACCGGCATGCCGTTCATGCCGATGTCGCCCGGTGCAGGCGGGGGCAAGAAGGACGGCGAGGAACGCGAACGCACCACCTGGTTGCAGGAGGACCGCGACATCTGGGGCGTCACCGACGACGTGGCCCCCGGCGTCATCCGCGGCGGCGACCCCGGCACGGCCGACGAGCCGGACTACGTGGTCACGCCGGGCGCGCCGGTGCCGGTCACCCCGGTGCCCCGGCCGGAGCAGCCGACGACCGCGCCCGCGCCCCGGCACGCGACGGGCCGCTGA
- a CDS encoding WXG100 family type VII secretion target, translated as MAFGITYEVVNGAADQLRAQNRALSEVVEHMRATASARFAQWNALSVTTYTDAQTKWNNSAGVMSGDLEANVQRLMTIVANYQDADRRASGGL; from the coding sequence ATGGCATTCGGAATCACGTACGAGGTCGTCAACGGCGCCGCCGACCAGCTGCGCGCCCAGAACCGGGCCCTCAGCGAGGTCGTGGAGCACATGCGCGCCACGGCCAGCGCCCGGTTCGCCCAGTGGAACGCGCTCAGCGTCACCACCTACACCGACGCCCAGACCAAGTGGAACAACTCGGCCGGGGTCATGAGCGGTGACCTGGAGGCCAACGTGCAGCGCCTGATGACCATCGTCGCCAACTACCAGGACGCCGACCGCCGCGCCTCCGGCGGCCTGTGA
- a CDS encoding WXG100 family type VII secretion target, which yields MATMNLQIDAAQLRAALSEFQQYSAQVEAIRKTVDGSIRGIGNSWYGPARNSYNNVVDQWLADYQSTVNAPLQNLIVWFGQMIETMETAEAQNS from the coding sequence ATGGCCACGATGAACCTGCAGATCGACGCGGCGCAGCTGCGCGCCGCCCTGTCCGAGTTCCAGCAGTACTCCGCACAGGTGGAAGCGATCCGCAAGACCGTGGACGGCTCCATCCGCGGCATCGGCAACAGCTGGTACGGCCCGGCCCGCAACAGCTACAACAACGTCGTCGACCAGTGGCTGGCCGACTACCAGAGCACCGTCAACGCCCCGCTGCAGAACCTGATCGTCTGGTTCGGCCAGATGATCGAGACCATGGAGACGGCCGAGGCCCAGAACTCCTGA
- the eccB gene encoding type VII secretion protein EccB: MQTKRDQLQAHNFVVGRMRSALLHGDADALETPTRRFSVAAFAGALVAGLIAAACGVYGLFFPGGDDGWRASGSIIVEQETGARYLYDPTTETLHPALNYASARLVAGAGAVVRTVSTRSLSGVRHGPALGIPGAPDDVPAPAELSSAPWLVCAAPGTAPSTTVVLGQDLPAAPLPEDQAVLVATPAGQRHLIWHTRRLRVVDATASVVFGLDATRPVPVADTWLNAVPAGPDLRPPDLAGRGSAGPVVDGVATRVGQVLRIAADATGSAEDYRLVLPDGLLAVPPTVAGLALADPANRAAYPGGEPRAIAVSSAGVVAAPRSAADLDFADLPQRPPTLLAPADLGGRSLCARTAVDGQARQDLVLAAVAGLPAATPRRGDDSRAAEHIAVPAGGGVLARTGQARYLITDLGLAFPLSPGGATALGYDAAAAAEVPATLLALVPRGPVLDPAAAGDFAQR; encoded by the coding sequence GTGCAGACCAAACGCGACCAGTTGCAGGCCCACAACTTCGTGGTCGGGCGGATGCGCTCGGCGCTGCTGCACGGCGACGCCGACGCCCTGGAGACCCCGACCCGCCGCTTCAGCGTCGCCGCCTTCGCCGGAGCGCTGGTCGCGGGGCTGATCGCCGCGGCCTGCGGGGTCTACGGCCTGTTCTTCCCCGGCGGGGACGACGGCTGGCGCGCCTCGGGCTCGATCATCGTCGAGCAGGAGACCGGCGCCCGCTACCTGTACGACCCGACCACCGAGACGCTGCACCCGGCGCTCAACTACGCCTCCGCCCGGCTCGTCGCCGGAGCCGGGGCCGTCGTGCGCACCGTGTCGACCAGATCCCTGTCCGGCGTACGGCACGGACCGGCCCTGGGCATCCCCGGCGCCCCCGACGACGTGCCCGCCCCGGCCGAGCTGTCCAGCGCGCCGTGGCTGGTCTGCGCGGCCCCCGGCACCGCCCCGTCCACGACCGTCGTGCTCGGACAGGACCTGCCCGCCGCACCACTGCCCGAAGACCAGGCGGTGCTGGTGGCGACCCCGGCGGGGCAGCGCCACCTGATCTGGCACACCCGGCGGCTGCGGGTCGTCGACGCGACCGCCTCCGTGGTGTTCGGCCTCGACGCGACCCGGCCCGTCCCGGTCGCCGACACCTGGCTCAACGCCGTCCCGGCCGGACCGGACCTGCGGCCGCCGGACCTGGCCGGGCGCGGGAGCGCCGGACCGGTCGTCGACGGGGTCGCCACCCGGGTCGGGCAGGTGCTGCGCATCGCCGCCGACGCCACCGGCAGCGCCGAGGACTACCGGCTGGTCCTGCCGGACGGCCTGCTCGCGGTCCCGCCCACGGTCGCGGGCCTGGCGCTGGCCGACCCCGCCAACCGCGCCGCCTACCCCGGCGGCGAGCCGCGCGCGATCGCGGTCAGCTCCGCCGGGGTCGTCGCCGCGCCGCGGTCGGCGGCCGACCTCGACTTCGCCGACCTGCCGCAGCGCCCGCCCACGCTGCTGGCCCCGGCGGACCTGGGCGGGCGCTCGCTGTGCGCGCGAACCGCGGTCGACGGCCAGGCCCGGCAGGACCTCGTGCTGGCGGCGGTGGCAGGGCTGCCCGCCGCGACGCCCCGGCGCGGCGACGACTCCCGGGCCGCGGAGCACATCGCGGTCCCGGCGGGCGGCGGCGTGCTGGCCCGGACCGGGCAGGCCCGGTACCTGATCACCGACCTCGGGCTGGCGTTCCCGCTCAGCCCCGGCGGCGCCACCGCGCTCGGCTACGACGCCGCCGCGGCCGCCGAGGTGCCCGCGACGCTGCTCGCGCTGGTCCCGCGCGGGCCGGTGCTCGACCCGGCCGCGGCGGGCGACTTCGCGCAGCGCTGA
- the eccD gene encoding type VII secretion integral membrane protein EccD, producing MSAPAAERCRITVVAPQRSLDLAVPANIPLVDVLPAIVDLLGADAAQEYAGRGVVLQRLGGGALDEDQTVTALGLRDGDLVYLSPRDTPMPTFPHDDLIDGVAGKVRESSGRWSPALTRGSLLASAAAGLAFSLGALLLPGPAAARTLTAGVLAAVLLAGAALAARALADRAVALLLALGGVGAAALGGSLLPELSGATTVPPGARLAAAVAATAVTGAAAAAAISGLGPALGLVAAVAGAAALGGLLQAGGLATTEGAAATVVVLMLLLSPAVPTLAFRLAGMRLPDLPTSVADITREVEPIPDDLLSRRSALADAYVTAGYTAIAVTAAVAAAVLHRGGWAALTLTGTVSVLLLLRSRVLTGAWQRLALLGAAAAGIALLVLRAALDGGAVTRTLVVPAAGLAATVLLLAALRAPAGRRPRPYWGRLAEIGETTLAVALIPLLLAVLDVYRRVRGLGG from the coding sequence ATGAGCGCCCCCGCGGCCGAACGCTGCCGCATCACCGTCGTCGCCCCGCAGCGGTCGCTGGACCTGGCGGTCCCGGCCAACATCCCGCTCGTCGACGTGCTGCCCGCGATCGTGGACCTGCTCGGCGCCGACGCCGCGCAGGAGTACGCCGGACGCGGGGTGGTGCTGCAGCGCCTCGGCGGCGGCGCCCTCGACGAGGACCAGACCGTCACCGCGCTGGGCCTGCGCGACGGCGACCTGGTCTACCTCAGCCCCCGCGACACTCCGATGCCGACCTTCCCGCATGACGACCTGATCGACGGCGTCGCGGGCAAGGTGCGGGAGAGCTCCGGCCGCTGGTCCCCGGCGCTGACCCGCGGCAGCCTGCTGGCCTCGGCCGCCGCCGGGCTCGCCTTCAGCCTCGGGGCGCTGCTGCTGCCGGGCCCCGCCGCGGCCCGGACCCTCACCGCGGGCGTGCTGGCCGCGGTGCTGCTGGCCGGGGCCGCCCTCGCCGCGCGGGCCCTGGCCGACCGGGCTGTCGCGCTGCTGCTGGCCCTGGGCGGCGTCGGCGCCGCCGCGCTCGGCGGGTCGCTGCTGCCGGAACTGTCCGGGGCGACCACGGTGCCGCCGGGCGCGCGCCTGGCCGCCGCGGTCGCCGCGACAGCGGTCACCGGTGCCGCGGCCGCCGCGGCGATCAGCGGGCTCGGACCCGCCCTCGGCCTGGTCGCGGCCGTCGCGGGCGCCGCCGCGCTCGGCGGGCTGCTCCAGGCCGGAGGGCTGGCCACCACCGAGGGCGCCGCCGCGACGGTCGTGGTGCTGATGCTGCTGCTCAGCCCGGCCGTCCCGACGCTGGCGTTCCGGCTGGCCGGGATGCGGCTGCCCGACCTGCCGACCAGCGTCGCCGACATCACCCGCGAGGTCGAGCCCATCCCCGACGACCTGCTCAGCCGCCGCAGCGCCCTGGCCGACGCGTACGTCACCGCGGGCTACACGGCCATCGCGGTGACCGCCGCCGTTGCGGCCGCGGTGCTGCACCGGGGCGGCTGGGCGGCGCTGACCCTCACCGGCACGGTGTCCGTGCTGCTCCTGCTGCGGTCGCGGGTGCTCACCGGCGCCTGGCAGCGGCTCGCGCTGCTGGGCGCGGCCGCCGCCGGGATCGCGCTGCTGGTGCTGCGCGCCGCACTCGACGGCGGCGCGGTGACCCGTACCCTCGTCGTGCCCGCCGCCGGGCTGGCCGCGACCGTGCTGCTGCTGGCCGCGCTGCGGGCACCCGCCGGGCGCAGGCCCCGCCCCTACTGGGGGCGCCTGGCCGAGATCGGCGAGACGACGCTGGCCGTGGCGCTGATCCCGCTGCTGCTGGCGGTGCTCGACGTGTACCGCCGCGTCCGCGGCCTCGGCGGCTGA
- the eccCa gene encoding type VII secretion protein EccCa translates to MTTVVFRRPARQPGPSLPRGELVLQEPPTLPEVGGADLSAAFTYLPAALGSGAMALIFIQPGGSSLSYLAGGMMGVSGLGMLVGQLGRGGGDRRRRLRGERRDYLRYLAQMRRQVRQVAVRQAKALAWTHPHPAALWSLAGQRRMWERRPTSADFGEIRLGLGSQRLTVTLTPPQTKPVEDLEPLCAQALRRFIEAHWSVPGLPVAVQLRGFARVLLAPSGTAEDGSGPDADDGVLGLVRAMLAQLATFHSPDDLRIVVCAPPERQERWDWVKWLPHAQHPGHGDGAGAARLLAENFADLERLLGPSFAERPRFDDPALPHRDEPYTVIVVDGAIIPPTARFAAGSVRNATVVDVSGALRWAADPLTLRLLAGPDGVEMVGADSRGRDTSTRLGVPDRLGPAGAAGLARRLSPYRLGASVETTDSLTVDLDLTTLLGLGDPETFDPDAVRAGRSRWDHLRVPIGVSSNGTPIELDLKEAAQGGMGPHGILIGATGSGKSELLRTLVLALGVTHSSDVLNFILVDFKGGATFLGLETLPHTSALITNLADELPLVDRMQETLQGELVRRQELLRQSGFSALKDYEKARTEGAPLDPLPTLLIVVDEFSELLATKRDFIDLFVMIGRLGRSLGVHLLLASQRLEEGRMHQLESHLSYRIGLRTFSAIESRSVIGVPDAYELPSAPGNGYLRADMSTLIRFKAAYVSAALRRAERRARREEARLGLVPYGLGHVPLPEQPDAAPEPAPADAEAVGSARLLDVIAARLVGHGPQAHQVWLPPLAQPPTLDQLLPPVLPHPRFGLSTRQGGTGTLRVPVGVIDRPLEQRRDLLMADLLGAGGHVGIGGGTQSGKSTLVRTLVTALALTHTPAEVQFYCLDFGGGSLAGLAGLPHVGTVVGRLDRERVSRTVAEVADLLARREQRFAAHGVDSIAAYRQGRAEGRLPEGADDGYGDVFLVVDGWLTLHQDFETLEPSFSELATRGLNYGVHLVVTASRWSEIRPWLRDLLGTRFELHLGDPVDSEVGMRQAANVPAVPGRGLTRDALHFLAALPRLDGLARTDDLAEAVRLTGARSADAWTGPAAPPVRLLPQLVAAADLPAPAAPRRVALGLDEQQLAPVWHDFDASPHLLVFGESESGKTNLLRLIAASIVANNPPGQARVLVADARRTLFDAVPPDSQVGYAVSGPALTDLVKQAMEAIRERLPGPDITPEQLSRRDWWVGPHLFVLVDDYDLLSGGHGSPLEPLLDALPQGADVGLHLVLARTTAGASRAMMMDPVLRRLWDLGGDALLFSYDKEEGSFLGEAKPRRLPRGRAQLVSRRRAALLVQTALSPRDRP, encoded by the coding sequence GTGACGACGGTCGTGTTCCGCCGCCCGGCCCGCCAGCCGGGGCCGTCCCTGCCCCGCGGCGAGCTGGTCCTGCAGGAGCCGCCGACGCTGCCGGAGGTGGGCGGGGCGGATCTGTCGGCCGCGTTCACGTACCTGCCGGCGGCGCTGGGCTCCGGCGCGATGGCGCTGATCTTCATCCAGCCGGGCGGGTCGTCGCTGAGCTACCTGGCCGGCGGCATGATGGGCGTGTCGGGGCTGGGCATGCTGGTCGGGCAGCTCGGCCGCGGCGGCGGTGACCGCAGGCGGCGGCTGCGCGGCGAGCGCCGCGACTACCTGCGCTACCTGGCGCAGATGCGCCGCCAGGTGCGGCAGGTGGCGGTCCGGCAGGCCAAGGCGCTGGCGTGGACGCATCCGCATCCGGCGGCGCTGTGGTCGCTGGCCGGGCAGCGGCGCATGTGGGAGCGGCGGCCGACCTCCGCCGACTTCGGCGAGATCCGGCTGGGCCTGGGCAGCCAGCGGCTGACGGTGACGCTGACCCCGCCGCAGACCAAGCCGGTGGAGGACCTGGAGCCGCTGTGCGCGCAGGCGCTGCGCCGGTTCATCGAGGCGCACTGGAGTGTGCCGGGGCTGCCGGTCGCGGTGCAGCTGCGCGGCTTCGCGCGGGTGCTGCTCGCCCCGTCCGGCACCGCCGAGGACGGCTCCGGACCGGACGCCGACGACGGCGTGCTCGGTCTGGTCCGGGCGATGCTGGCGCAGCTGGCGACCTTCCACAGCCCCGACGACCTGCGGATCGTGGTGTGCGCCCCGCCGGAGCGGCAGGAGCGCTGGGACTGGGTGAAGTGGCTGCCGCACGCCCAGCACCCGGGGCACGGCGACGGCGCGGGCGCGGCCCGGCTGCTCGCGGAGAACTTCGCCGACCTGGAGCGGCTGCTCGGCCCGTCGTTCGCGGAGCGGCCGAGGTTCGACGATCCGGCGCTGCCGCACCGCGACGAGCCGTACACGGTGATCGTGGTGGACGGGGCGATCATCCCGCCGACGGCGCGGTTCGCGGCGGGCAGCGTGCGCAACGCGACCGTGGTCGACGTCAGCGGGGCGCTGCGCTGGGCCGCCGACCCGCTGACGCTGCGGCTGCTGGCCGGGCCGGACGGGGTCGAGATGGTCGGCGCGGACAGCCGCGGCCGGGACACCTCGACGCGGCTGGGCGTGCCCGACCGGCTGGGCCCGGCGGGGGCGGCGGGGCTGGCGCGGCGGCTGTCGCCGTACCGGCTGGGGGCGTCGGTGGAGACCACCGACTCGCTCACCGTCGACCTGGACCTGACGACGCTGCTGGGGCTGGGCGACCCGGAGACGTTCGACCCGGACGCGGTGCGGGCGGGGCGCTCGCGCTGGGACCACCTGCGGGTGCCGATCGGGGTGTCGTCCAACGGCACGCCGATCGAGCTGGACCTGAAGGAGGCCGCGCAGGGCGGCATGGGCCCGCACGGCATCCTGATCGGCGCGACCGGGTCGGGCAAGAGCGAGCTGCTGCGCACCCTGGTGCTGGCGCTGGGCGTCACCCACTCCTCCGACGTGCTGAACTTCATCCTGGTCGACTTCAAGGGCGGGGCGACGTTCCTCGGCCTGGAGACGCTGCCGCACACCTCGGCGCTGATCACCAACCTCGCCGACGAGCTGCCGCTGGTCGACCGGATGCAGGAGACGCTGCAGGGCGAGCTGGTACGCCGCCAGGAGCTGCTGCGCCAGTCCGGGTTCAGCGCGCTGAAGGACTACGAGAAGGCCCGCACCGAGGGCGCGCCGCTGGACCCGCTGCCCACTCTGCTGATCGTGGTGGACGAGTTCAGTGAACTGCTGGCGACCAAACGCGACTTCATCGACCTGTTCGTGATGATCGGGCGGCTGGGCCGCAGCCTCGGCGTGCACCTGCTGCTGGCCTCGCAGCGGCTGGAGGAGGGCCGGATGCACCAGCTGGAGTCGCACCTGTCCTACCGCATCGGCCTGCGCACCTTCTCCGCGATCGAGAGCCGCAGCGTCATCGGCGTGCCCGACGCGTACGAGCTGCCGTCAGCCCCCGGCAACGGCTACCTGCGCGCCGACATGAGCACCCTGATCCGGTTCAAGGCCGCGTACGTGTCGGCGGCGCTGCGCCGGGCCGAGCGCCGGGCCCGCCGCGAGGAGGCCCGCCTGGGCCTGGTGCCGTACGGGCTGGGCCACGTGCCGCTGCCCGAGCAGCCCGACGCCGCGCCCGAACCGGCACCGGCCGACGCCGAGGCGGTCGGCAGCGCCCGGCTGCTCGACGTGATCGCGGCGCGGCTGGTCGGCCACGGCCCGCAGGCGCACCAGGTGTGGCTGCCGCCGCTGGCCCAGCCGCCGACGCTGGACCAGCTCCTGCCGCCGGTGCTGCCGCATCCGCGGTTCGGGCTGTCGACCCGGCAGGGCGGCACCGGCACGCTGCGGGTGCCGGTCGGGGTGATCGACCGGCCGCTGGAGCAGCGCCGCGACCTGCTCATGGCCGACCTGCTCGGGGCGGGCGGGCACGTCGGCATCGGCGGCGGCACCCAGAGCGGCAAGAGCACCCTGGTCCGGACCCTGGTGACGGCGCTGGCACTCACGCACACCCCGGCTGAGGTGCAGTTCTACTGCCTGGACTTCGGCGGCGGCAGCCTGGCCGGGCTGGCGGGGCTGCCGCACGTCGGCACGGTGGTGGGGCGGCTGGACCGCGAGCGGGTGTCGCGTACCGTCGCCGAGGTCGCCGATCTGCTGGCCCGGCGGGAGCAGCGGTTCGCCGCGCACGGCGTCGACAGCATCGCCGCGTACCGGCAGGGGCGGGCCGAGGGGCGGCTGCCCGAGGGCGCCGACGACGGATACGGCGACGTGTTCCTGGTCGTGGACGGCTGGCTGACGCTGCACCAGGACTTCGAGACGCTGGAGCCGTCGTTCTCGGAGCTGGCCACACGCGGCCTCAACTACGGCGTGCACCTGGTGGTGACCGCCTCGCGCTGGTCGGAGATCCGGCCGTGGCTGCGCGACCTGCTGGGCACCCGGTTCGAGCTGCACCTGGGTGACCCGGTCGACTCGGAGGTCGGGATGCGCCAGGCCGCGAACGTGCCGGCCGTGCCGGGCCGGGGCCTGACCCGCGACGCGCTGCACTTCCTGGCCGCGCTGCCCCGCCTGGACGGGCTGGCCCGCACCGACGACCTGGCCGAGGCGGTGCGCCTGACCGGTGCGCGCAGCGCCGACGCCTGGACCGGCCCGGCCGCGCCGCCGGTGCGGCTGCTGCCGCAGCTCGTCGCGGCCGCCGACCTGCCCGCCCCGGCCGCGCCGCGCCGGGTCGCGCTGGGCCTGGACGAGCAGCAGCTCGCCCCGGTGTGGCACGACTTCGACGCCTCGCCGCACCTGCTGGTGTTCGGCGAGTCCGAGTCGGGCAAGACGAACCTGCTGCGGCTGATCGCGGCGTCGATCGTGGCGAACAACCCGCCGGGCCAGGCCCGGGTCCTGGTCGCCGACGCCCGGCGCACCCTGTTCGACGCGGTGCCGCCCGACAGCCAGGTCGGCTACGCGGTGTCCGGCCCGGCGCTGACCGACCTGGTCAAGCAGGCGATGGAGGCGATCCGGGAGCGGCTGCCCGGCCCGGACATCACCCCGGAGCAACTCAGCCGCCGCGACTGGTGGGTCGGCCCGCACCTGTTCGTGCTCGTGGACGACTACGACCTGCTGTCGGGCGGGCACGGCAGCCCGCTGGAGCCGCTGCTGGACGCGCTGCCGCAGGGCGCCGACGTGGGCCTGCACCTGGTGCTGGCCCGCACCACGGCTGGGGCGAGCCGGGCGATGATGATGGACCCGGTGCTGCGGCGGCTGTGGGACCTGGGCGGGGACGCGCTGCTGTTCTCGTACGACAAGGAGGAGGGCTCCTTCCTCGGCGAGGCCAAGCCCCGGCGCCTGCCGCGCGGCCGCGCCCAGCTGGTCAGCCGCCGCCGCGCGGCGCTGCTGGTGCAGACCGCCCTGTCCCCCCGTGACCGGCCGTGA
- a CDS encoding S8 family serine peptidase — protein sequence MVRLIAAIAGAAAVLAPAPAAYAAGAGPCLPAATTVRPGVPWAQDLLGPQRIWPLTRGGGVTVAVVDTGVDAVPQLAGRVTGTRTDCAGHGTFVAGIVAAAPADGAGFTGLAPAATVLSVAVTADASRRPPQAQLAAGIRTAAAQGADVIAVALPLWRAGDELLSAVQEAARHDALVVVPALAPQDGDPALDPRLLDLVLAVGGMDAQGAPVADTAAPADLLAPAAEIVSTGPRGPGHLAAGGTGYAVPFAAGAAALVRAYHPDLTAAQVKRRLTVTARTAGGVLDAYAAVTAVLPEELGTRPAETAPRPVTVAAPVRSDRRALVVAAYAVGAAVAVLAGLAVLAVLLPRARRRGRRAVAR from the coding sequence ATGGTTCGGCTGATCGCCGCGATCGCGGGCGCCGCCGCAGTGCTGGCCCCGGCCCCGGCGGCGTACGCGGCCGGGGCCGGGCCGTGCCTGCCCGCCGCGACCACGGTCCGGCCGGGCGTGCCGTGGGCGCAGGACCTGCTCGGCCCGCAGCGGATCTGGCCGCTGACCCGGGGCGGCGGCGTCACCGTCGCCGTGGTCGACACCGGCGTGGACGCGGTGCCGCAGCTGGCGGGCCGGGTCACCGGTACGCGCACCGACTGCGCCGGGCACGGCACCTTCGTCGCCGGGATCGTCGCGGCGGCCCCCGCCGACGGCGCCGGCTTCACCGGCCTGGCACCGGCGGCGACCGTGCTGTCGGTCGCGGTCACCGCCGACGCGTCCCGCCGCCCGCCGCAGGCCCAGCTCGCGGCCGGCATCCGTACCGCCGCCGCCCAGGGCGCAGACGTCATCGCCGTGGCACTGCCGCTGTGGCGCGCCGGGGACGAGCTGCTCAGCGCGGTGCAGGAGGCGGCCCGCCACGACGCGCTGGTGGTCGTGCCCGCCCTCGCCCCGCAGGACGGCGACCCGGCCCTGGACCCGCGGCTGCTCGACCTGGTCCTGGCGGTCGGCGGCATGGACGCCCAGGGCGCCCCGGTCGCCGACACCGCCGCCCCGGCGGACCTGCTGGCCCCGGCCGCCGAGATCGTCAGCACCGGCCCGCGCGGCCCCGGGCACCTGGCGGCCGGGGGCACCGGCTACGCGGTGCCGTTCGCGGCGGGAGCGGCCGCGCTGGTGCGCGCGTACCACCCCGATCTCACCGCGGCGCAGGTCAAGCGGCGGCTCACCGTCACCGCCCGCACCGCCGGCGGCGTCCTGGACGCCTACGCCGCGGTCACGGCGGTGCTGCCCGAGGAGCTCGGCACCCGCCCGGCCGAGACGGCACCCCGGCCGGTGACCGTCGCGGCCCCGGTGCGGTCCGACCGGCGGGCCCTGGTCGTCGCGGCGTACGCCGTCGGGGCCGCCGTGGCGGTGCTGGCCGGGCTCGCGGTGCTGGCCGTGCTGCTGCCCCGGGCCCGGCGCCGCGGCAGGCGAGCGGTCGCGCGCTGA